TCGGAAGCCGTACCCGGATAAATGCCGAGAGGCTCATAATGGATCTCACCTACATTGACAAGGTGTGTCCCTTTCTCTTCATTAAAACTGTCCAGATATGGCGTATGCTGGAAGTAATTTGCATCAAAATCTCCTGCCTCCACTACTTCATTCGGCTGTACATAGTCCTGAAACTCTGTCACTTCCAGCGTCCAGCCCTGCTCTGCAAGGATCGGCTTAGCCGCCTCAAGAATCTCCGCATGGGGCACACTGGTCGCTGCCACTTTGACTGTCCCTTTCGCTTCTGCGCTGCCTCCCTGTGCATCCTCTGTGGCAGCCCCTTCATTTCCTGATGCTGCCTCACCTTCTGCGCCACTTTCCGCCCCGGGCTGTGCCTCTTCCTGTGAACCACAGGCAGACAATACTCCTGCTGTCAGCACTGCCGCTAGGACGATCGATACCAATCTCTTTTTCATAATCGTTCTCCTCTTTTCTTTTCATTTCTCTGTTTATCTGAATCCCTTCCGGGAATACGGACCCTTTTTTCTGAATATTCTGTCTGCTTCCCTGAACTGGTCTGATACTGTCTGTTCCCACTATCGGCCGATACTATCTGCTTCGCTTATCGAGCTTTTTTGACATCCTTGTTCCAATAATCTGTAAGATCTGCACCAGGAGCACGAGCAGGATAACCGTCGCCCACATGATGTCCGATTCATACCGGTGATACCCGTAACGGATGGCAACATCGCCCAGACCGCCGCCGCCGACCGTACCGGCCATCGCGGAATATCCGAGAATCGTGCCGAGGGCGATCGTCGCCCCTACAATCAGAGAGGTCCTTGCTTCCGCCAGAAGTACTTTAACAATGATCGTCCCTGTACCGGCGCCCATACTCTGCGCCGCTTCAATCACACCCTTGTCCACCTCCAGGAGAGAGGACTCCACAAGACGGGCGATAAATGGCGCCGCCGCAAACGTCAGCGGTACGATGGTTGCCGTCGCTCCATAGCTTTTCCCTACGATCGCCCGCGTGAGCGGAATGATAAGGATCAGTAAAATAAGAAAGGGAACACTTCGCACGATATTGACAATGACATCCAATATCTTATAGACCACCGCATTGGGACGCAGACCGTCTCTGGCTGTTACCACGAGGGCAATGCCGAGCGGAAGTCCAATCACATAAGCCATCAATGTGGAAGTCAGTGTCATATACAGCGTAAGCCCCGTGTTTTCAACGAGCATTCCGATCGTTTCATTAGTCCACATAATCTACCAGCTCCTCTACTGTAAGATTTCTCTCCTTCAGATAATGGATCATCTTTTCCGCAGTCACCGGGTCTTCCGGAAGCTGCAATACCATCTGCCCGTGGGCGGTACCGCCGATGTCCTTCGTATCCGCCAGAAGAATGTTGACCGGCGTCTTGCAGGCCAGCACCATATTGCCGATAACCGGCTCAAAAGACGAATTTTCGCTGAATACAATGCGGATACAGCGCTTTCCTTTCATCAGAGAGGCGCTGCGCTCTCCCTGAAATACGAGTTTCTGCGCCGCTCTCGTCTTCGGCCGTGAAAATACCTCTTCCACACTGCCGCTCTCTACGAGATTGCCGTTATCGATAATTGCCACCTGATTACAGATTTCCTGTACAACGCTCATCTCATGGGTGATGATAACGATTGTGATTCCGTATTTCTCATTGATTTCTTTCAATAAAGTGAGAATGGACTTTGTCGTCGTCGGATCAAGTGCGCTTGTCGCCTCGTCACAGAGCAGTATTTTAGGATTGTTGGCCAGCGCTCTGGCGATCGCCACTCGCTGCTTCTGTCCCCCGGAAAGCTGCGCCGGATACGCCTTTGCTTTCTCGGCAAGTCCCACCACTTCCAAAAGCTCCGCCGCCCGCTTTTTTGCCGCCTTGCGTTTCATGCCGACAATCTCCAGCGGAAAACAGATGTTGTCACGAACATTTCTCTGCATGAGCAGATTGAAATGCTGAAAGATCATGGCGATCTCCGTCCTCGTCCTGCGTAGCTGCTTATCGCTGATCTTTCCCAGATCCTGGCCTTCGATGAGGACTGTACCGCTCGTCGGCTTCTCCAGAAAGTTCAGACATCTGACAAGTGTACTCTTTCCTGCGCCGCTCATACCGATAATGCCGCAGATACTGCCTTTTTCTATATTCAGATTGATCCCCTTTAACGCCTCCACCTGGTTGTCACGGCCTGTAAAGGTTTTCGTCACATCTTTGATTTGGATCATTGCTTCCATCTCATCACTCCATTATGTGAATCTCGTTCTGACTTTAACTCGTAAATCATATCACACTTTCCCTGCTTCTGCAAATATAATCTCTTTTCCGGCGCAGGAATGACGCAGGAAGCACAGGATTAAGCCGCAGCCATTTTTCCGGTATACAAATTTCTCAAACTTTGGTATACTGGATATATATTTTTTCTGTGCACAGATGCTTATGAAAGATCGGTGCATACAGCAGATTTGCAATAAAATCTCTTAAAACAAAGGGGATACAGATATGAAAAAAAGAAAAGCCGTCGTCTCCCTCGGCCATCAGGCACTGGGGTACACGACAACAGAACAGTGGGATGCCGTAAAGAAGACGGCCAAAGCGCTGGCAGACCTTGCGCAGGCTGATTATCAGCTCACGATCACACACAGCAACGGCCCACAGGTCAGTATGATTCATAAAGCAATGACCGAGCTGCGCCGGGTGAATCCGGACTATACGCCGGTTCCCATGTGCGTCTGCTCCGCCATGAGCCAGGGCTATGTCGGATACGACATCCAGAACTCCCTTCGTTCGGAATTTTTGAGCCGCGGTATCTCCACTCCTGTCAGCATGGTGCTCACGCAGGTGACGGTAGACCCTTATGACGAGGCATTCTATGAACCGAATAAAATCATCGGCAGATATATGACAAAAGAAGAGGCGGAGACCGAACTGAACAAAGGCAATTACGTGACCGAATATCCCGGAAAAGGATTTCGTCGCATCGTAGCCGCTCCCAAACCGCTTCAGATCGTAGAGATCGAAACGATTCGCACTCTCTCTGACGCCGGTCAGGTTGTAATCGCCTGCGGCGGAGGCGGCATTCCGGTCATTGAACAGCGTCATGCCCTGAAAGGTGCTTCCGCTGTCATCGAAAAGGATTCCATCGCCGGCAAACTGGCCTCCGATTTGGAAGCTGATCTGCTCATCATTCTCACCAGCGTAGAACAGGTCTGCAAAAACTATGGTCAGGAGAATCAGCAGGCAATCTCCTCCATGACAGTCGCCGAGGCAAAGTCTTATATCGAAGAGGGCCAATTCGGTAAAGGTAATATGCTGCCGAAGATTGAGGCTGCTGTCTCTTATCTGGAATCAGTGCCGTCCGGAAACGTGCTGATCACTTCCATCTCCTGTGCACTGGAAGCCATAAAGGGCAAAACGGGAACGGTCATCACCAAAGACTGAAACACCGTCTGACGGCGTATATTTTTCCGTTTTCTGCACATGCTGTTCCTGAAAGAGAGGAATCGCAGATGAGTACAGAAAAAAACAGTGCAGGCAGCACACACAGACAAAACAACAACGATTTTCATTCGATTGATAACTACCCAACGAACAGCAGTTCGACCGGCAACTATCCGACAAACGGCAATCCGGCCGATAACTATCCGACGGACTGCCATTCCCCGAAAGACAGTTCCCGGTACAGTCACCCGGATACGAGACCGTCAAAACCCGGTCCGGGCGGAGAAGCGGAAGAGTAAAACTCTTCCGCTTCTTTATCTGTCAGTCACCAATTCCGCAGAAGCCAGCTTGTCAATGAGAATGGCGTTATCATCAGATATAAAAGTAATTATTATTTTTTATCCATCAGCAGATCCCAAAAGCATTTTTTATATTATCCTCAAAGCATTTCGCACTATCGCATTGCTCTGTCACAGCGTTCCATTCTTTACTCACTTCCCGCACCAGCCTGCTATAGACCGAAATGCTCTTTTTGGTTCCGGGTATCCGGATGCCATGATATGTTTTCTTCCTCGCAATAATGTTTTCCCATGGATCTGCCACCACCTCAACATTTTCACAATCCCGGTAAGCCGCGACAATCCATGCGTCCGTACTGTCGCAGGGAACTGTGATCACAATATCGCTCCGGTCTGCACTGACCCGTAAATACTTTCTGAGCAACATCTCCAGATGATTCCTGTAACCTTCAGAATTTTGCAAATGCTCCCTGCAGGGAAGCACGATCGGACACAGCTCTTTTATCACTTTTTCACATTGTAAAGGATGGCTGTCCTCTCTGCTCTCGCACACTGTCGTCCCGCACAGACAATGTGATTCTTTTTCCTTTCTTGAAACATCTGCATCCATCTGAATCACAAGCAGATCGATCCCGGGAGTGACTTCATGGAGATACTGATCTAATATCTCTGATGTAGTCTCGCACCATTTCCATACACCCTTCCAGCCATTTCCAAAACGCCCGGCCATGTCCGGTTCCGGCTGCAACCGCCGATAATCATTCTTTCTGCCTGTAATATGATCGATAGCCTCTTTGATAACGATATAGTCCGTCGGCCCCTCTCCGACAATGCCAATCATCTTTTTCATATCAGCTCCGGAACTCCCCCCAGTCTCCCGTTGATCCATAATCTTGATAATGACTGCCCGGATTCCAGTAACTCATTGGAAACCTGAATTCGATCTATCACCGCATAACCATTCTGATCCCTGCTGACAGCAAAAAGACGGATGTCATCATTGCACAGATCTAATCCGTCCAATACAAGCGGATTATGTGTTGTCATAAAGACTGTCCGTCCCGATTCCTGTATCAACTGACAAAACAATTCTGCTATTTTCTGAGCCAGTCTGGGATTCAATGCATGGTCAAAGCTGTCAATCGCAAACATGGACGGAGACTCCGGGTGCATAGCCATACACAGCATAAACAACACATACAATGCCCCTTCACTGGCATCATAACCGGTAAAAACAGCATTCGTCTTTAAAAAGCGATCCTTAAATTCAATCACCTGACGCATGGAGGGAACCCCTCGATTGAGATTAATTTTCTTCGGTGTCGTAATGGAAAAACCTGACGCCCAATCGATCAGATCAAGAATTTCTTCCATATACAGCGTACCAAAT
The sequence above is a segment of the Lachnospiraceae bacterium JLR.KK008 genome. Coding sequences within it:
- a CDS encoding MetQ/NlpA family ABC transporter substrate-binding protein, which gives rise to MKKRLVSIVLAAVLTAGVLSACGSQEEAQPGAESGAEGEAASGNEGAATEDAQGGSAEAKGTVKVAATSVPHAEILEAAKPILAEQGWTLEVTEFQDYVQPNEVVEAGDFDANYFQHTPYLDSFNEEKGTHLVNVGEIHYEPLGIYPGTASDLSSIEDGVEIAIPNDTTNEARALLLLQDNGLITLKEGVGIEATVNDIAENPHNVKFIELEAAQVSRVLPEVAFVVLNGNYALEAGLNAQADALAIETSDSEAAKTYVNIIVVREGNEENEGVKALVNVLKSEEIRKFINDKYQGSVVPFEG
- a CDS encoding methionine ABC transporter permease, with amino-acid sequence MWTNETIGMLVENTGLTLYMTLTSTLMAYVIGLPLGIALVVTARDGLRPNAVVYKILDVIVNIVRSVPFLILLILIIPLTRAIVGKSYGATATIVPLTFAAAPFIARLVESSLLEVDKGVIEAAQSMGAGTGTIIVKVLLAEARTSLIVGATIALGTILGYSAMAGTVGGGGLGDVAIRYGYHRYESDIMWATVILLVLLVQILQIIGTRMSKKLDKRSR
- a CDS encoding ATP-binding cassette domain-containing protein, with the protein product MEAMIQIKDVTKTFTGRDNQVEALKGINLNIEKGSICGIIGMSGAGKSTLVRCLNFLEKPTSGTVLIEGQDLGKISDKQLRRTRTEIAMIFQHFNLLMQRNVRDNICFPLEIVGMKRKAAKKRAAELLEVVGLAEKAKAYPAQLSGGQKQRVAIARALANNPKILLCDEATSALDPTTTKSILTLLKEINEKYGITIVIITHEMSVVQEICNQVAIIDNGNLVESGSVEEVFSRPKTRAAQKLVFQGERSASLMKGKRCIRIVFSENSSFEPVIGNMVLACKTPVNILLADTKDIGGTAHGQMVLQLPEDPVTAEKMIHYLKERNLTVEELVDYVD
- the arcC gene encoding carbamate kinase, whose protein sequence is MKKRKAVVSLGHQALGYTTTEQWDAVKKTAKALADLAQADYQLTITHSNGPQVSMIHKAMTELRRVNPDYTPVPMCVCSAMSQGYVGYDIQNSLRSEFLSRGISTPVSMVLTQVTVDPYDEAFYEPNKIIGRYMTKEEAETELNKGNYVTEYPGKGFRRIVAAPKPLQIVEIETIRTLSDAGQVVIACGGGGIPVIEQRHALKGASAVIEKDSIAGKLASDLEADLLIILTSVEQVCKNYGQENQQAISSMTVAEAKSYIEEGQFGKGNMLPKIEAAVSYLESVPSGNVLITSISCALEAIKGKTGTVITKD